One Pomacea canaliculata isolate SZHN2017 linkage group LG9, ASM307304v1, whole genome shotgun sequence DNA segment encodes these proteins:
- the LOC112573001 gene encoding uncharacterized protein K02A2.6-like, which translates to MIIAGTKVACQVDSGASVNVIPEKYAKHAPISPTKTKLAVYNGTSLAPKGKTILTVKNPMTGKSYHFRFLVVEKNLTPLLGKKTSEKMGLITVNYENFESVDKITTTPKSHVPMDLPSSHILDAYPDLFSETQGNLPGVVHLEVDPTVPPVTAPSGRVPHAMKDKLSKELKRLTKRGVITPVDQPTDWVSRMVLATKKSGKLRVCIDPRPLNKALKRELYPLPIMEDILPNLANAKLFSKLDLTDAYWHVHLDEESSLLTTFQTPYGRYRWKLPFGTCVSSELFQKRLNIALEGLHGVIGVSDDIVIYGSGHTTEEASVDHDKNLIALLNRCSIGIKLNKEKAEIRKTEITFLGHRLTSEGLKIDPEKVKAVLDMPRPSNEEVRRLCDSSTTVKISALSVSNTGADSPADACWRRMVLE; encoded by the coding sequence ATGATCATTGCCGGCACAAAAGTTGCATGTCAGGTCGACTCTGGCGCTAGTGTCAACGTCATTCCTGAGAAGTATGCCAAACATGCGCCCATCTCACCTACCAAAACCAAATTAGCTGTTTACAATGGCACATCTCTTGCTCCTAAGGGGAAAACCATACTGACAGTTAAGAACCCCATGACAGGAAAGTCCTACCATTTCAGGTTCCTTGTTGTTGAGAAGAATCTCACCCCATTGCTGGGAAAGAAAACTTCTGAAAAGATGGGGTTAATCACTGTGAACTATGAAAATTTTGAGAGTGTTGACAAGATCACAACGACACCAAAGTCACATGTGCCTATGGACTTACCATCTTCACACATCCTGGATGCATATCCAGATCTGTTCAGTGAGACCCAGGGCAACCTACCTGGCGTTGTACACCTTGAAGTCGACCCGACTGTTCCACCTGTCACAGCTCCTAGCGGAAGGGTACCCCATGCAATGAAGGACAAGCTCAGCAAGGAGTTGAAAAGGTTGACGAAAAGAGGAGTAATCACACCAGTGGACCAACCAACTGACTGGGTCAGCCGGATGGTCCTTGCGACAAAGAAGTCAGGCAAGCTTCGGGTATGCATTGACCCTCGTCCTCTCAACAAAGCACTCAAGCGAGAACTGTATCCCTTGCCTATTATGGAAGATATCCTACCAAACTTAGCAAATGCTAAACTGTTCTCCAAACTCGATCTCACGGATGCCTACTGGCATGTCCATCTAGATGAAGAATCTAGTCTACTGACAACATTCCAGACTCCATACGGACGTTACAGATGGAAACTTCCATTTGGGACTTGTGTAAGCTCAGAACTGTTCCAGAAGCGGTTGAACATAGCTCTTGAAGGCCTTCATGGAGTGATTGGTGTTTCAGATGACATCGTCATCTATGGGTCAGGACACACAACGGAAGAAGCATCCGTGGATCATGACAAAAACCTAATTGCTCTGCTCAACAGGTGCTCAATCGgtataaaactaaacaaagagaaagccGAGATCAGGAAGACAGAAATCACATTCCTTGGTCACAGGCTCACTAGCGAAGGTCTGAAGATTGACCCAGAAAAGGTGAAGGCAGTCCTTGACATGCCGAGACCAAGCAACGAAGAAGTCAGGCGACTCTGTGATTCGTCAACTACTGTCAAAATTTCTGCCCTGTCTGTCTCAAACACTGGAGCCGATTCGCCAGCTGACGCGTGTTGGCGTAGAATGGTCTTGGAGTAA